A DNA window from Ovis aries strain OAR_USU_Benz2616 breed Rambouillet chromosome 7, ARS-UI_Ramb_v3.0, whole genome shotgun sequence contains the following coding sequences:
- the LOC121820000 gene encoding disintegrin and metalloproteinase domain-containing protein 21-like, with protein MVTGEARVSRQVVGLLWLEVSLFSSGLSQERRSQSLNSPDVVIPLKVTNGGRGPTAPGWLSYSLQFGGQRHVVCIRAKKILISKPLPVFTYTDQHALQQDQPFVPNDCYYHGYVEGVPESLVALSTCAGGFQGMLRINDFTYEIKPIRHSTTFEHLVYTINTKETQLSPMRCGLNKAAHQQLEFEEAEKLTLKQNSAYNRWAHLWFLELVVVVDHNFFIYSQSNFSKVQENVFVVVNIVDSIYQQLGTYVILMGIEIWNHGNVFPLISIEQVLEDFSQWKQISLSQLQCDVAHIFIENSLISVLGIAYVAGICHPPLDCGVNNFKGDPWSVFALTVAHELGHTLGMQHDEEFCVCGQSACIMNAIRLPAERFTNCSYAEFTKTTLNQGSCLHNLPIPGAVFMLKHCGNGVIEGEEQCDCGSIKQCEQDPCCLLNCTLRPGAACAFGLCCKDCKFMPSGELCRPQINECDLPEWCNGTSHQCPEDVHVQDGIPCSDSAFCYQKSCNSHDGQCREIFGEGAKSASPRCYKEINSQGNRFGHCGVNGTAYLKCPISDSFCGRVHCENVGNIPHLGDHSDLQYTHINGVTCWSVDYHLEMSTPDVGEVKDGTMCGPGKICIHKKCVSLSLLSQLCLPETCNMKGICNSRHHCHCSSGWSPPYCLHRGTGGSVDSGPASARRVFLPIVVPLGLFVLLLPLIAVFMHLQKCFRPKKTKTHSPS; from the coding sequence ATGGTGACTGGTGAGGCGAGAGTGTCCAGGCAGGTTGTTGGACTGCTCTGGCTTGAGGTGTCTCTGTTCTCTTCTGGTCTCTCCCAGGAAAGGCGCTCTCAAAGCCTCAACTCCCCAGATGTGGTGATTCCCTTGAAGGTTACCAACGGGGGCAGAGGTCCAACTGCTCCAGGTTGGCTCTCCTACAGCCTGCAGTTTGGGGGTCAGAGACATGTTGTCTGCATAAGAGCTAAGAAGATCTTGATTTCCAAACCCCTCCCAGTGTTCACCTACACGGACCAGCACGCCCTTCAGCAGGATCAGCCTTTTGTTCCTAATGACTGCTATTATCATGGTTATGTGGAGGGGGTCCCCGAGTCCCTTGTTGCCCTCAGTACTTGTGCCGGGGGCTTTCAAGGAATGCTGCGGATAAATGACTTTACCTATGAAATCAAGCCCATCAGGCACTCTACTACATTTGAACACCTGGTATATACGATAAACACTAAAGAGACACAGTTGTCACCTATGAGATGTGGCTTAAATAAAGCAGCACACCAGCAGCTGGAATTCGAAGAGGCTGAGAAATTAACTCTGAAACAAAATTCTGCTTATAACCGGTGGGCCCATTTGTGGTTTCTGGAGCTGGTTGTGGTGGTAGATcacaatttcttcatttattctcaAAGTAATTTCTCAAAGGTGCAGgagaatgtttttgttgttgtcaacATAGTGGATTCCATTTATCAGCAGTTGGGTACCTATGTGATTTTGATGGGGATTGAGATTTGGAATCATGGAAATGTTTTCCCACTGATAAGCATAGAACAGGTTCTGGAGGACTTCTCTCAGTGGAAACaaatcagtctttcccagctacAGTGTGATGTTGCAcatattttcattgaaaattcACTTATAAGTGTCCTCGGTATAGCCTATGTGGCAGGAATATGTCACCCTCCTCTCGACTGTGGAGTTAATAATTTCAAAGGAGACCCCTGGTCTGTTTTTGCTCTCACTGTAGCTCATGAGTTAGGTCATACTCTGGGTATGCAGCATGATGAAGAATTCTGTGTGTGTGGACAAAGTGCTTGCATCATGAATGCTATCAGGTTGCCAGCAGAGAGATTCACGAATTGTAGCTATGCAGAATTTACAAAGACCACTTTAAATCAGGGATCATGTCTGCACAATCTGCCAATTCCAGGGGCAGTCTTCATGCTGAAGCACTGTGGGAATGGTGTGATTGAAGGAGAAGAGCAGTGTGACTGTGGATCAATAAAGCAGTGTGAACAAGATCCCTGTTGTCTGTTGAACTGCACTCTAAGACCTGGGGCTGCTTGTGCTTTTGGGCTTTGTTGCAAAGACTGCAAGTTCATGCCATCAGGGGAGCTCTGTAGACCTCAGATCAATGAATGTGACCTTCCAGAATGGTGCAATGGGACATCTCATCAGTGCCCAGAAGATGTCCATGTGCAGGACGGGATTCCCTGTAGTGACAGTGCCTTTTGCTATCAGAAGAGCTGCAACAGCCATGATGGACAGTGCAGGGAGATTTTTGGTGAAGGCGCAAAGAGTGCATCTCCAAGGTGCTATAAAGAAATCAACTCCCAGGGAAACCGTTTTGGCCACTGTGGTGTAAATGGCACAGCATACCTAAAATGCCCTATTTCAGACAGCTTTTGTGGGAGAGTTCATTGTGAGAATGTGGGGAACATCCCCCACCTGGGAGATCACTCAGATTTGCAATACACTCACATCAATGGTGTCACCTGCTGGAGTGTAGACTATCACTTAGAGATGAGTACACCTGATGTTGGTGAAGTGAAAGATGGCACCATGTGTGGTCCAGGAAAGATCTGCATACACAAGAAGTGTGTCAGCCTCTCTCTTCTGTCACAGCTCTGCTTGCCTGAGACCTGTAACATGAAGGGGATATGCAACAGCAGACATCACTGCCACTGCAGCTCTGGGTGGTCCCCGCCCTACTGCCTACACAGAGGCACTGGAGGTAGCGTTGACAGTGGCCCAGCATCTGCCAGAAGAGTTTTCTTGCCAATAGTTGTCCctcttggtttgtttgttttgcttttacctTTAATTGCTGTATTTATGCATCTTCAAAAATGTTTTAGACCCAAGAAGACTAAGACTCACTCTCCCAGTTAA